Proteins from a genomic interval of Epinephelus fuscoguttatus linkage group LG16, E.fuscoguttatus.final_Chr_v1:
- the LOC125903907 gene encoding uncharacterized protein LOC125903907, translated as MTKSLDFLIEQRSEDNDILDSNEYVFARQNSESHLRGSDCLRKYAAASGARKPETLTSTYLRKHVATMSQIMNLKENELDQLAKFMGHDIRVHREYYRLTENTLQLAKISKLLMAIELGTEAYKGKSLDEIDLGLEIPPSSEVGAVQESQVSGNDLEIFNERSFEDSDEEVNILTQKSVTRRPLDEKKRTEKTGKRQKRVSEPAEDSDEEIDVLTQNTVTGRPSDEMKKSEKRGKRRKRVSEPVEDSDEEIDVLTQNTVTGRPSDKMKKSEKRGKRRKRVSEPVEDSDEEIDVLTQNTVTGRPSDEMKKSEKTGLNPQFRKKKKCHRRPWSSEEKAAVWRQLGRYITLQRVPGKELCVKAIEAEQMAELGYAKTRLLTE; from the exons ATGACCAAATCGCTTGATTTCCTCATTGAGCAAAGGAGTGAAGACAATGACATTTTGGACAGTAATGAGTATGTCTTTGCAAGACAGAATTCAGAATCCCATCTCCGAGGTTCAGACTGTTTGAGGAAGTATGCGGCTGCAAGTGGGGCAAGGAAGCCTGAAACACTCACATCAACCTACCTGAGGAAACATGTGGCTACAATGAGTCAGATCATGAACCTTAAAGAAAATGAGTTGGACCAACTCGCTAAATTCATGGGACATGATATTCGTGTTCATCGTGAATATTACCGGCTAACAGAGAACACACTTCAACTTGCAAAGATTAGCAAGCTGCTCATGGCAATAGAACTCGGAACTGAGGCCTACAAAGGCAAATCACTCGATGAGATTGATTTAGGCCTAGAAA TTCCTCCATCTTCAGAAGTGGGAGCTGTACAGGAGTCACAAGTCAGTGGAAATGATCTGGAGATCTTCAATGAGAGGTCTTTCGAAGACTCAGATG AAGAAGTTAACATTCTGACTCAAAAGTCTGTGACTCGAAGACCATTGGATGAGAAGAAAAGGACTGAGAAAACAG GAAAGAGACAAAAGAGGGTTTCTGAGCCTGCTGAAGATTCAGATG AGGAAATAGATGTTCTGACTCAAAACACTGTGACTGGAAGACCATCGGATGAGATGAAAAAGAGTGAGAAAAGAG GAAAGAGACGGAAGAGAGTTTCTGAGCCTGTTGAAGATTCGGATG AAGAAATAGATGTTCTGACTCAAAACACTGTGACTGGAAGACCATCGGATAAGATGAAAAAGAGTGAGAAAAGAG GAAAGAGACGGAAGAGAGTTTCTGAGCCTGTTGAAGATTCGGATG AAGAAATAGATGTTCTGACTCAAAACACTGTGACTGGAAGACCATCGGATGAGATGAAAAAGAGTGAGAAAACAG GTCTGAATCCACAATTtcgcaagaaaaaaaaatgccatcGCAGGCCTTGGAGTTCTGAAGAAAAGGCAGCAGTGTGGCGACAGCTGGGACGGTACATCACTCTGCAGAGAGTTCCTGGTAAAGAACTGTGTGTCAAGGCTATTGAAGCAGAACAG